Below is a window of Leucobacter chromiiresistens DNA.
TTCGCGGGTCGGTGCGAGCACGATGGCGCGCGGGCGGCTCGGGCGGCGCTTCCGGGCGGCGTCGTCGGCGAGGTTCGCGACGAGGGGGATGCCGAAGGCGATGGTCTTGCCGGAGCCGGTGCGCCCGCGGCCGAGCACGTCGCGGCCGGCGAGCGTGTCGGGGAGGGTGTCGCGCTGGATCGGGAAGGGCGCCGCCTTGCCGTTCTTGGCGAGGGCGTCGGCGATGGGGGCGGGGACCCCGAGCTCCTGGAAGGAGGGCGTCGGGGCGGTGGTCTGTTCGGTCACGGGGACCTTTCGTGCATGGGCGCGAGCCGTGGTCGAGCCCCGAGCGCACGGCTCTGGCGGGCATGACACGCGGCGTCGCGGCCGAATCGGCGAGTGCGCGGTTGCGCATCCGTTCGCCGCAGAGAGTCGGAGGCTCGGCGAGTCGAGGTTTCGACCGCCGCCTGCTGAGCATCAGCGACGCACGAGCCGGCTCGGCCGACTCGCAACGACCAGCTTAGCGGGTCGGGCTGGGAGCGCCGCGCGACGCGACTTTTCTCCGGTGCGGAAATCCGGGCGATCTTTCGGGCGTTTTCTGACGGGAGCGCGCCGACGGGCGCACGTCGTCTGCCAGCATGAGCGCATGGGACGGATCACGATACGCGATTTCCACGACGACGACCTCGATGCGGTGGTGCGCCTGTGGTGGGAGGCGCACTCCTCGTCGGAGCAGCCCGTGTACTCGCTCGCCGAGGTCACGGCGTCGTGCCGCGAGGATCACGCGGTCGTGGCGGTGCGCGACGAGCACGTGGTGGCGGCGGCGGTCGGGCGCGCGGCGCACGCGCAGGGCTGGATCGTGTTCTTCGGGGTCGAGGAGGAGGCGCGCAGCGACAACACCTCGGGCGCCCTGCTCGACGCCCTGGAGCGGAAGATGGCGCCGCTCGGCCTGGGCACGCTCTCCGTGCTCACGCCCGAGAGCAGCCGCATCGATCTGCTCACCTCGAACGGCTTCCAGCTGCAGCACAATCTGCGCTACCTCGAACGGCAGATGCCCGTGCAGCGACGCGAGCTCGAGCTGCTGAAGGACCTGGGCGGTCGGATCCTGCCCCGCCATCTGTGGGAGCAGGTCGCCGGCATGCGGCACGAGAAGCGGCTGCTCGAGGAGCGGCTCGTGACGCCGCTCGCGCAGCCCGATCTCGCCGACCGCTACGGCGTCGTACCGCCGCACGCGGTGATGCTGTTCGGGCCTCCGGGCACGGGCAAGACGACGTTCGCGAAGGCGGTGGCGTCGCGCCTCGACTGGCCGTTCATCGAGGTCTTCCCGTCTCGGCTCGGCGACGGAGCGACGAGCATGGCCTCGTCGCTGCGCGCCGTCTTCGAGCAGATCGCCGAGCTCGAGCACGGCGTCGTGTTCATCGACGAGGTCGAGGAGATCGCGTCGCAGCGCAGCGACCCGCCCACGCCGACGCAGGGAGTCACCAATGAGCTGCTCAAGGTCGTCGCCGACTTCCGCGACCGGGAGGGCATGCTGCTCGTGTGCGCGACGAACTTCGTGCGCGCGCTCGACGCGGCGTTCCTGCGGCACGGGCGCTTCGACTACGTGCTGCCGATCGGGCTCCCCGATGCCGAGGCGCGCGAAGCGATCTGGCGCCGCTACGTGCCGTCGAGCGTCTCCGCGGCGATCGACTTCGCGCAGCTCGTGCGCGTCAGCGAGGGGCTCACCCCGGCCGACATCGAGTACGCGGCGCGGCGGGCCTCGCAGGATGCGCTCGCCCGCGTGCTCCGGGGCGGGGAGGACGCGGCCG
It encodes the following:
- a CDS encoding ATP-binding protein, giving the protein MGRITIRDFHDDDLDAVVRLWWEAHSSSEQPVYSLAEVTASCREDHAVVAVRDEHVVAAAVGRAAHAQGWIVFFGVEEEARSDNTSGALLDALERKMAPLGLGTLSVLTPESSRIDLLTSNGFQLQHNLRYLERQMPVQRRELELLKDLGGRILPRHLWEQVAGMRHEKRLLEERLVTPLAQPDLADRYGVVPPHAVMLFGPPGTGKTTFAKAVASRLDWPFIEVFPSRLGDGATSMASSLRAVFEQIAELEHGVVFIDEVEEIASQRSDPPTPTQGVTNELLKVVADFRDREGMLLVCATNFVRALDAAFLRHGRFDYVLPIGLPDAEAREAIWRRYVPSSVSAAIDFAQLVRVSEGLTPADIEYAARRASQDALARVLRGGEDAAVAAASASSRTDLTTDDYLSALSVTRATVSEEQQDAFLEDIESLARL